The sequence ATAATGTAACCGTATGATTCGTGCTATTGAGCTCTGGGGATCGGAGGTGTTGGATAAGCCGTCGGATCCCGTCACCAACATCACCGGCGAAGAAGTGAAGCTGGTTCAAGACATGATCGAGACCATGTACAAGGCGCCCGGCGTGGGACTTGCCGCGCCGCAGATCGGGATCTCCAAACGCATCATGGTTACGGATACGAGCAGCGGTGAGAAGAAGGACAGCCTGATCACGCTCGTCAATCCAGAGATCGTGGAGACGGATGGAGAACAATGCGAAGAGGAAGGCTGCCTCAGCATCCCGGGGTTCTCCGCCACTGTGGTGCGCCCCAAAAAAGTGGT comes from Terriglobia bacterium and encodes:
- the def gene encoding peptide deformylase, with the protein product MIRAIELWGSEVLDKPSDPVTNITGEEVKLVQDMIETMYKAPGVGLAAPQIGISKRIMVTDTSSGEKKDSLITLVNPEIVETDGEQCEEEGCLSIPGFSATVVRPKKVVLRGVDLDGREVHIEGSDLLARAFCHEMDHLDGKFFLDHLSFIKRDMIKRRIKKLIRQGKWE